The following proteins are encoded in a genomic region of Corynebacterium atypicum:
- the nrdD gene encoding anaerobic ribonucleoside-triphosphate reductase, which produces MPDLKIVKKDGQQEAFRPGKILNLLRSAERVFGARPQRDPEEIVAAVTSRVAGAPEQPVRTSEIARIFREELGDSPEVLQAFRRFESRKEELIANSTDVNHAIMRVVNKDQAVMAENGNKDARTFTTQREILAGAVSKAEGLQIYPEEIARAHVKGLIHLHDLDRSPFGALPNCSLPDFGYLLEHGFTLGTAKIESPHSIAVAATVTVQLLGAISGEQYGGISIHEIDRLLEPYAEMTLEKARQLYAEVVEDAEEIERLARKKAAKDIFDAMQAFEYQVNTLTTSAAQTPFTSISFGMGTSWCAREIQKSILAVREAGMSGETAIFPKLLFFADEGVNLAPGDPNYDIKLAAMRCSTKRIYPDLLSVPRIREEKNGLMVTPMGCRSFLHYWEDETGTPRVVGRNNLGVVSLNLPRLAIQAEGDSDVFFDSLDEAIELALRALEVREQVVLGADLENAPVMYTQGGLGDPAGITCVRDWYTGKNEKRASISLGYIGIHNAMVALTGEEHWQKDEELRALGLHIMEHINMRVDAAQGRFHAQLSVYSTPSESLCDRFAALDRDRFGVIEKVNDAEYYENSFHFPSYQDTDPFSKIHFEAPYMHLAPGGFMYYVEAPNLQQNPEAFEAIWDEAFDNVGYFGINSPVDSCFVCGFEGEFNCDELGYVCPGCGNRDETKASVTRRLCGYLGSPMKRPVVKGKQHEINSRVKHM; this is translated from the coding sequence ATGCCAGATCTGAAGATCGTGAAGAAGGACGGCCAGCAAGAGGCGTTTCGCCCCGGAAAAATCCTGAACCTCTTGCGGTCTGCCGAGCGGGTCTTCGGTGCACGCCCGCAGCGCGATCCCGAGGAGATCGTCGCTGCCGTCACATCCCGGGTCGCCGGCGCACCCGAACAGCCCGTGCGTACCAGCGAGATCGCGCGCATCTTCCGCGAGGAGCTCGGCGATAGCCCGGAGGTACTGCAAGCCTTCCGCCGCTTCGAATCGCGTAAAGAAGAGCTCATCGCTAACTCCACCGACGTCAACCACGCGATCATGCGGGTGGTCAACAAGGACCAGGCCGTCATGGCGGAAAACGGTAACAAAGATGCGCGCACCTTTACCACGCAGCGCGAGATTCTCGCCGGCGCGGTGAGCAAGGCCGAAGGCCTGCAGATCTACCCGGAGGAGATAGCGCGCGCCCATGTCAAGGGCCTGATCCACCTCCACGATCTGGATCGTTCGCCGTTTGGGGCGCTGCCGAACTGCTCGCTGCCTGATTTCGGCTACCTCCTCGAGCATGGCTTTACCCTCGGCACGGCCAAGATCGAGAGCCCCCACTCCATCGCGGTGGCGGCGACGGTGACGGTGCAGCTTTTGGGTGCGATCTCCGGCGAGCAGTACGGCGGCATCTCGATCCATGAGATCGACCGGCTGCTCGAGCCCTACGCGGAGATGACCCTGGAGAAGGCCCGCCAGCTCTACGCCGAGGTAGTCGAGGATGCCGAGGAGATCGAGCGGCTGGCGCGCAAGAAGGCGGCGAAGGACATTTTCGACGCCATGCAGGCCTTCGAGTACCAGGTCAACACACTGACCACCTCGGCCGCGCAGACGCCGTTTACGTCTATCTCGTTCGGGATGGGTACCAGCTGGTGCGCCCGTGAGATCCAGAAGTCGATCCTGGCCGTGCGCGAGGCGGGCATGAGCGGGGAGACGGCGATATTTCCCAAGCTCTTGTTCTTCGCGGACGAGGGTGTCAATCTCGCTCCGGGCGACCCGAATTATGACATCAAGCTGGCGGCCATGCGGTGTTCTACCAAGCGGATCTACCCGGACCTGTTGTCGGTTCCGCGGATTCGCGAGGAGAAAAACGGCCTCATGGTCACCCCGATGGGCTGCCGGTCCTTCCTGCACTACTGGGAGGACGAGACCGGCACTCCGCGGGTGGTCGGCCGCAACAATTTGGGCGTGGTCTCGTTGAACCTACCGCGGCTAGCGATCCAGGCGGAAGGCGACAGCGATGTCTTCTTCGACTCGCTGGACGAGGCGATCGAGCTGGCCTTGCGCGCGCTGGAGGTGCGCGAGCAGGTGGTACTTGGTGCGGACCTGGAAAACGCTCCCGTGATGTACACGCAGGGCGGGCTGGGAGATCCTGCCGGTATTACCTGCGTGCGGGACTGGTACACGGGTAAGAATGAGAAGCGCGCGTCGATCTCGCTGGGCTATATCGGCATTCATAACGCGATGGTGGCGCTGACCGGCGAGGAGCATTGGCAAAAGGACGAGGAGCTGCGCGCGCTGGGCCTGCACATCATGGAGCACATCAACATGCGTGTCGATGCCGCCCAGGGCCGTTTCCACGCTCAGCTGTCGGTGTATTCCACGCCGTCGGAATCGTTGTGCGACCGCTTTGCCGCACTCGATCGCGATCGCTTCGGGGTGATCGAGAAGGTCAACGACGCGGAGTATTACGAGAACTCGTTCCACTTCCCGAGCTATCAGGACACTGACCCGTTTTCTAAGATTCACTTCGAGGCGCCCTACATGCACCTCGCCCCCGGCGGATTTATGTATTACGTCGAGGCGCCAAATTTGCAGCAGAATCCGGAGGCGTTCGAGGCGATCTGGGATGAGGCGTTTGACAACGTCGGCTATTTCGGCATCAATTCGCCGGTGGATAGCTGCTTTGTGTGTGGATTTGAAGGCGAGTTCAACTGCGACGAGCTGGGTTACGTCTGCCCGGGTTGTGGCAACCGCGATGAGACAAAGGCGAGCGTGACGCGCCGGCTGTGCGGGTATTTGGGTTCCCCCATGAAGCGCCCCGTGGTCAAGGGCAAGCAGCACGAGATCAATTCGCGGGTCAAGCACATGTAG
- the orn gene encoding oligoribonuclease yields the protein MSEVPAKDNRLVWIDLEMTGLDIHRHTIVEIAALVTDADLNILGPGVDLVVHASEDDLAQMDKFVANMHQENGLTEEIRASQVTLAEAEQAVIELINSYCDPAHPAPLAGNSIATDRSFIREQMPQLDAALHYRMVDVSSIKELARRWYPRIYQHQPEKGLAHRALADIIESIRELDYYRRTVFVAQPGPSSEEATQRQTEATEQFADLLRRPENDD from the coding sequence ATGAGTGAAGTGCCCGCAAAAGACAACCGGCTCGTCTGGATCGACCTGGAGATGACCGGGCTAGACATCCATCGCCACACCATCGTAGAAATCGCCGCCCTGGTCACCGACGCCGATCTCAACATCCTCGGCCCCGGCGTGGACCTCGTAGTGCACGCCAGCGAGGACGACCTCGCCCAGATGGACAAGTTCGTGGCGAACATGCATCAAGAAAACGGGCTGACCGAAGAGATCCGCGCCTCCCAGGTCACCCTGGCCGAGGCGGAGCAGGCCGTCATCGAGCTGATCAACAGCTACTGCGATCCCGCCCACCCCGCCCCGTTGGCTGGAAACTCGATCGCCACCGACCGCAGCTTCATCCGCGAGCAGATGCCGCAGCTGGACGCAGCGCTCCACTACCGCATGGTCGACGTCTCTTCCATCAAGGAACTCGCCCGGCGCTGGTATCCGCGGATATACCAGCACCAGCCGGAAAAGGGCCTTGCCCACCGAGCCCTTGCCGATATCATCGAGTCGATCCGCGAGCTCGACTACTACCGACGCACCGTGTTCGTCGCCCAGCCCGGGCCAAGCTCCGAGGAAGCCACGCAGCGCCAGACCGAGGCGACCGAACAGTTCGCAGATCTCTTGCGCCGGCCCGAAAACGACGACTAA
- a CDS encoding L,D-transpeptidase, which yields MKTHRARMLFGAVVAAVGLLATACTIGGTDSDSAAHAQEVAETAKPVVSVKDDATEVNPTEPVTVTTEGDGLAKVTMTNESSYEVKAKLSSDAKTWTSDEVLGYHRTYTVKAEEKNGNKTTVQFQTISPAATAEAWLSPIDGATVGVGQTVAVRFSTPISDRKAAEEALTITTEPKVEGAFFWLSDVEVRWRPENFWQPGTKVKVKGALYGVKLGEGLYGDSDVSTSFTIGDEVKTIVDDSTKQMTVYKNGEALRTIPVSLGRDGQYPTPNGYYMIGDAHPSLVMDSETFGLSHEAGGYRTTVQFATQMSYSGIYVHAAPWSVWAQGSQNTSHGCVNVTTEAAQWFQNTVKRGDIVEVRNTSGETLSGYDGLGDWNIPWDTWKAGNADQ from the coding sequence ATGAAAACTCACCGGGCGCGGATGCTGTTCGGGGCAGTCGTCGCTGCCGTCGGCCTACTTGCCACGGCATGCACGATCGGCGGGACGGATAGTGATTCGGCGGCGCATGCCCAGGAGGTTGCGGAAACCGCCAAACCGGTGGTCTCGGTCAAGGATGACGCCACCGAGGTTAATCCCACCGAACCGGTGACCGTGACCACCGAGGGGGACGGCCTGGCTAAAGTGACCATGACCAATGAGTCCAGCTACGAGGTCAAGGCGAAGCTGTCCAGCGATGCCAAGACGTGGACCAGCGACGAGGTGCTGGGTTACCACCGCACCTACACCGTCAAGGCCGAAGAGAAGAACGGCAACAAGACCACGGTGCAGTTCCAAACAATCTCGCCCGCCGCGACGGCCGAGGCGTGGCTTTCGCCTATCGACGGCGCGACCGTGGGCGTGGGTCAGACCGTGGCAGTGCGCTTTTCCACGCCGATTAGTGATCGCAAGGCCGCCGAAGAGGCCTTGACCATTACCACGGAGCCCAAGGTCGAGGGCGCGTTTTTCTGGCTGAGCGACGTCGAGGTGCGCTGGCGGCCAGAGAACTTCTGGCAGCCTGGCACCAAGGTCAAGGTCAAGGGTGCGTTATACGGGGTAAAGCTGGGCGAGGGGCTCTACGGGGACTCGGACGTGTCCACGAGCTTTACCATCGGCGACGAGGTAAAGACCATCGTCGACGACTCGACCAAGCAGATGACCGTGTACAAGAACGGTGAGGCGCTGCGCACGATCCCCGTCTCGCTGGGGCGCGACGGCCAGTACCCCACGCCGAACGGCTACTACATGATCGGCGACGCCCACCCCTCGCTCGTGATGGATTCGGAGACCTTCGGGCTCTCGCACGAGGCGGGCGGGTACCGAACGACGGTGCAGTTTGCCACGCAGATGTCTTACTCCGGGATTTATGTGCACGCCGCGCCGTGGTCCGTGTGGGCGCAAGGCTCGCAGAACACCTCGCACGGCTGCGTCAACGTGACGACGGAGGCCGCGCAGTGGTTCCAGAACACGGTCAAGCGCGGCGACATCGTCGAGGTGCGCAATACGTCGGGGGAGACGCTGTCTGGCTACGACGGCCTCGGTGACTGGAATATCCCGTGGGACACCTGGAAAGCGGGCAACGCCGACCAGTAG
- a CDS encoding LacI family DNA-binding transcriptional regulator: MTRQQHPEPQAKHNVTIYDVAAAAGVSSATVSRALNRPERVSFATAEKVRAAAIQVGYRSTLATRQELPGQRTGNLGVIVADIANPFFAEIVRGAEHAARVADFQVLVANIDEVKGRTRTAAEAIIPHVDALLLASARLSNADITKLARRIPTVSLNRPVPGVPSVLVDNYEGAIKAVIHLSDLDVRTITYIGGPHGAWADSTRLRGILDAVGRTDGGEEVDTFTRSSQLASEVRHKLARISAHQLRAEAPTILGGRRAFARWRRDPTDAVLCYNDLVALGFMQQARFEGWKVPDDVAVIGFDNTELTALSQPSLTTVAGPLRSVGRVAAANAMALVMGKRGPLSRPRVLPTRLIERESTGRPRR; this comes from the coding sequence ATGACCCGTCAGCAGCACCCCGAGCCCCAGGCGAAGCACAACGTCACCATTTACGACGTCGCGGCAGCAGCCGGGGTGTCTAGCGCCACCGTCTCCCGGGCGCTCAACCGTCCAGAGCGAGTGAGCTTTGCTACCGCAGAGAAGGTGCGCGCTGCTGCCATCCAGGTGGGCTACCGCAGCACCTTGGCCACCCGCCAGGAGCTGCCCGGGCAACGCACCGGCAACCTGGGCGTGATCGTGGCCGACATCGCCAACCCGTTTTTCGCCGAGATTGTCCGCGGCGCCGAGCACGCCGCCCGCGTAGCGGACTTCCAGGTGCTCGTGGCTAACATCGACGAGGTCAAAGGCCGTACGCGCACCGCCGCCGAGGCGATCATCCCGCACGTCGACGCGCTACTGCTGGCGTCGGCACGGCTGAGCAACGCGGACATCACCAAACTGGCCCGGCGCATCCCCACCGTCTCGCTCAACCGCCCGGTACCCGGGGTGCCGAGCGTGCTGGTGGATAACTACGAAGGCGCGATTAAGGCCGTCATTCACCTCTCCGACCTTGATGTGCGCACTATCACCTATATCGGCGGCCCGCACGGGGCGTGGGCGGATTCGACGCGCCTGCGCGGGATTCTCGACGCCGTGGGGCGCACCGACGGCGGCGAGGAGGTCGACACCTTCACCCGCTCCTCCCAGTTGGCCAGCGAAGTGCGCCACAAGCTGGCCCGGATCTCCGCGCACCAGCTGCGCGCGGAGGCCCCGACGATCCTGGGTGGGCGCCGGGCCTTCGCCCGCTGGCGGCGCGACCCCACCGACGCCGTGTTATGCTACAACGACCTTGTTGCGCTGGGCTTTATGCAGCAGGCCCGGTTCGAGGGCTGGAAGGTGCCTGACGACGTCGCGGTGATTGGCTTCGACAACACGGAGCTGACCGCGCTGTCCCAGCCCAGCCTGACCACGGTGGCCGGCCCCTTGCGCTCCGTCGGCCGGGTGGCCGCGGCCAACGCGATGGCGCTGGTGATGGGAAAGCGCGGGCCGTTAAGCCGACCCCGGGTGCTGCCCACCCGGCTCATCGAACGCGAGTCGACGGGCCGCCCACGGCGTTAG
- the gntP gene encoding gluconate permease GntP yields the protein MEDLGFLHIVWVALGIGLMLLLNIKWKVNAMIALLLATLLIGILEGFPLKELLETVQTGFGSTLGSLAIIVVFGAVIGKLMVDSGAASRIADTLIERFGVAKVKIAMVIAGTVFGLAMFYEVAFIIMAPLIIAVAVEAKVPFMKIAIPAVAATTTAHSLFPPQPGPVALVDAYNADIGMVYIYGIIVAIPTVIITGWVLPRFLGNLNYPVPKLLRAEEPVPVEERPSFGVSLFVPLIPAIIMIATTIANIWLVEGTAAHSVVNFLGSPIMALSIALLAAFYFFAIKPGRGLAWGMDSFEGAVKGIAMVVLIIGAGGALKEMIIDTGIGDYIGGLMTATSVSPYIMAWLITVLIRLATGQGVVSAMTAAGIIAAALMDPATGALMGVNPALLVIATAAGSNTLTHVNDASFWLFKGYFDLSVKDTLKTWGLLQLCNSLVGLAVVMGLSVVVG from the coding sequence GTGGAAGATTTAGGGTTCCTGCACATCGTGTGGGTTGCGCTCGGCATCGGGTTGATGCTGCTGCTCAACATCAAATGGAAAGTCAACGCGATGATCGCGTTGCTGCTCGCTACCCTCTTGATCGGCATCCTCGAAGGGTTCCCGCTCAAAGAGCTGCTCGAAACCGTCCAGACGGGGTTCGGCTCCACCCTCGGCTCGCTCGCGATCATCGTCGTCTTCGGCGCGGTCATCGGAAAGCTCATGGTGGACTCGGGGGCCGCCAGCCGAATCGCAGATACCCTCATCGAGCGTTTCGGCGTGGCCAAAGTCAAGATTGCCATGGTTATCGCCGGCACGGTGTTTGGGCTCGCGATGTTCTACGAAGTTGCTTTCATCATCATGGCCCCGCTGATCATCGCGGTGGCTGTGGAGGCCAAGGTGCCGTTCATGAAGATCGCGATCCCCGCGGTCGCCGCGACCACCACCGCGCACTCACTGTTCCCTCCGCAGCCCGGGCCGGTGGCCCTGGTCGATGCCTACAACGCAGACATCGGCATGGTCTACATCTACGGCATTATCGTGGCGATTCCCACCGTCATCATCACCGGCTGGGTGCTGCCGCGCTTCCTCGGAAACCTTAACTACCCGGTGCCGAAGCTGCTGCGCGCCGAGGAGCCGGTGCCGGTCGAGGAACGCCCCAGCTTCGGCGTCTCGCTCTTCGTGCCGCTGATTCCCGCAATCATCATGATCGCCACCACGATCGCCAACATCTGGCTCGTCGAGGGCACCGCCGCCCACAGCGTGGTGAACTTCCTGGGCTCGCCGATCATGGCGCTGTCCATCGCGCTTCTGGCCGCCTTCTACTTCTTTGCCATCAAGCCCGGCCGCGGCCTGGCCTGGGGTATGGACAGCTTCGAGGGCGCGGTCAAGGGCATCGCCATGGTGGTGCTCATCATCGGCGCCGGTGGCGCGCTCAAGGAGATGATCATCGATACCGGCATCGGCGATTACATCGGCGGGCTGATGACGGCGACCTCCGTGAGCCCGTACATCATGGCCTGGCTGATCACGGTGCTTATCCGGCTGGCCACCGGCCAGGGCGTGGTATCTGCGATGACGGCCGCCGGCATCATCGCCGCGGCCCTCATGGACCCGGCAACCGGGGCTCTCATGGGCGTCAACCCGGCGCTCTTGGTCATCGCCACCGCCGCCGGCTCCAACACGCTCACCCACGTCAACGACGCCAGCTTCTGGCTGTTCAAGGGGTACTTCGACCTCTCGGTCAAGGACACGCTAAAGACCTGGGGCCTGCTGCAGCTGTGCAACTCGCTGGTGGGCCTGGCCGTTGTAATGGGGCTCAGCGTCGTCGTCGGCTAA
- the uxaC gene encoding glucuronate isomerase — MSDSHTTHPDRLLPADPGVREIARRLLDAVEDLPIISPHGHLDAQMFVDDEAFPDPTALIISPDHYLCRVLHSAGVPLEDLRVGGTEGKSPREAWRIFASNWDLFTGTASGYWLEQEFAHVFGIDPARLNAEEADAVYDELQETLSKPDFRPRALADSFKLEVLATTDDPLDDLAAHKKLAEDASFSPRVLPTFRPDAYTKMYNPGFAENVTKLIDTAGDGKTGYAGYLEAMRNRRQYFIDHGAVSSDHGTHDAWAHPLDAGEAERILQKGLRGEATRAEAAAFEGNMTYRFAEMATEDGLVMTLHPGVWRNTSRSALEKYGPDTGHDIPFRMDFIDGLQPLLSDFCENPDFHFVLFTIDETTYSRELAPIASYYPSCYVGAPWWFIDEIDAMARFRAATTGTTGFSRYSGFIDDTRAYCSIPARHNTSRRVEAGYLARLVAEHRITEDRAAEVIVDLIDSSPRRVFKL, encoded by the coding sequence ATGAGTGATTCCCACACAACCCACCCCGATCGCCTCCTTCCGGCCGATCCCGGGGTCCGCGAGATCGCCCGTCGGCTGCTCGACGCGGTGGAGGATCTCCCGATCATCTCGCCCCACGGCCACCTCGACGCCCAGATGTTTGTCGATGACGAGGCCTTCCCCGACCCCACCGCCCTGATCATCAGCCCGGATCACTACCTGTGCCGCGTCCTGCACTCCGCGGGCGTGCCGCTGGAGGATCTACGCGTCGGCGGCACCGAGGGCAAGTCGCCGCGTGAGGCGTGGCGCATCTTCGCCTCGAACTGGGACCTGTTCACCGGTACCGCCTCGGGCTACTGGCTGGAGCAAGAGTTCGCCCACGTCTTTGGCATCGACCCAGCCCGCCTCAACGCCGAGGAAGCAGACGCCGTCTACGACGAGCTGCAAGAGACCCTGTCCAAGCCGGACTTTAGGCCGCGGGCGCTCGCCGATTCCTTCAAGCTCGAGGTCCTGGCCACTACCGATGACCCGCTGGACGATCTCGCCGCGCACAAGAAGCTTGCCGAGGACGCCTCGTTTAGCCCGCGCGTGCTGCCCACGTTCCGCCCGGACGCCTACACCAAGATGTACAACCCCGGGTTCGCCGAGAACGTGACCAAACTCATCGACACGGCCGGCGACGGCAAGACCGGCTACGCCGGCTACCTGGAAGCCATGCGCAACCGGCGCCAGTACTTCATCGACCACGGCGCGGTCAGCTCCGACCACGGCACTCACGATGCCTGGGCCCACCCGCTGGACGCGGGCGAGGCCGAAAGGATCCTGCAGAAGGGCCTGCGCGGCGAGGCCACCCGCGCCGAGGCCGCCGCCTTCGAAGGCAACATGACCTACCGGTTCGCCGAGATGGCCACCGAGGACGGGCTCGTGATGACCCTGCACCCGGGAGTGTGGCGGAACACCTCCCGCAGCGCCCTCGAAAAGTATGGCCCGGATACCGGCCATGACATCCCCTTCCGGATGGACTTCATCGATGGCCTGCAGCCGCTGCTGAGCGACTTCTGCGAGAACCCGGACTTCCACTTCGTCCTGTTCACAATCGATGAGACGACCTACTCTCGCGAGCTCGCCCCCATCGCCAGCTACTACCCGTCCTGCTACGTCGGCGCCCCATGGTGGTTCATCGACGAGATCGACGCCATGGCACGCTTCCGCGCGGCCACGACGGGCACCACCGGGTTCTCCCGGTACTCCGGGTTCATCGACGATACCCGCGCCTACTGCTCGATCCCTGCGCGGCACAACACCTCGCGCCGCGTCGAGGCCGGCTACCTGGCCCGCCTCGTCGCCGAGCACCGCATCACCGAAGACCGCGCCGCCGAGGTCATCGTCGACCTCATCGATTCTTCCCCGAGGAGGGTATTCAAGCTATGA
- a CDS encoding mannitol dehydrogenase family protein: MSTELNRSHVDAPAAPVRLVHLGLGAFHRAHQVWYTQHAEDAGDWGYCSFTGRSPRMSDALSPQDGLYTLVTRSGDGDSMEVITALSEAEPADNVARLVELVASPEVAVITLTITEAGYHLTDSGELDTDNADVTGDIGVLREIAEDAGHRPEHLATAAGRIVAGLAARRRAGGPGNAVMSCDNVADNGPMTRTAILGTARAVDKELAEWIEKNVTFPSTSIDRITPATTPELIADVEKETGFADAAPVVTEPFASWVIEGEFPAGRPKWETAGAEFVADIEQFERRKLWLLNGSHSLMAYFGQLRGHETVAEAVSDSVVREKVEALWDEAANHLTAPGLDIPGYRAALIERFENPRIRHNLAQIGIDGGTKQRMRAVPIMKAERAAGRDGRAGAFSIAAWIAFLTRDDDTQEIADARADELAQARAAADPVAALVAALDADLAQDADAVELIRGHVEAIRGTDQRTAEDTEDA; encoded by the coding sequence ATGAGCACCGAGCTCAATCGCTCCCACGTCGACGCCCCGGCCGCCCCGGTGCGGCTCGTGCACCTAGGGCTCGGCGCTTTTCACCGCGCTCACCAGGTGTGGTACACCCAGCACGCCGAGGATGCGGGAGACTGGGGCTACTGCTCCTTTACCGGCCGCAGCCCGCGGATGTCGGATGCGCTAAGCCCTCAGGACGGTCTGTACACGCTGGTTACCCGCTCCGGGGACGGCGACTCGATGGAGGTCATCACGGCGCTCTCCGAAGCCGAGCCCGCGGATAACGTGGCGCGCCTGGTCGAGCTGGTTGCCAGCCCCGAGGTAGCGGTAATCACATTGACCATCACCGAGGCCGGCTACCATTTGACCGACTCCGGCGAGCTGGATACGGACAACGCGGACGTCACCGGGGATATCGGGGTGCTGCGTGAAATCGCCGAGGATGCCGGGCACCGTCCGGAGCACCTGGCCACTGCCGCCGGGCGGATCGTCGCCGGCCTCGCCGCACGCCGCCGCGCCGGCGGCCCCGGGAACGCCGTGATGAGCTGTGACAACGTCGCCGACAACGGCCCGATGACGCGGACCGCGATCCTGGGCACAGCCCGCGCCGTCGATAAGGAACTGGCCGAGTGGATCGAAAAGAACGTGACGTTCCCATCCACCTCTATTGACCGGATCACGCCGGCGACCACGCCTGAGCTGATCGCCGACGTGGAAAAGGAAACCGGGTTTGCAGATGCCGCCCCGGTGGTAACCGAACCGTTCGCCTCCTGGGTGATCGAGGGCGAGTTCCCCGCGGGCCGACCCAAGTGGGAGACGGCGGGCGCCGAGTTCGTTGCGGATATCGAGCAGTTCGAGCGGCGCAAGCTCTGGCTGCTCAACGGCTCGCACTCGCTGATGGCCTACTTTGGTCAGCTGCGCGGCCACGAAACGGTCGCCGAGGCCGTTTCAGATTCCGTGGTCCGCGAGAAGGTCGAGGCCCTCTGGGACGAGGCCGCCAACCACCTGACCGCCCCGGGGCTCGACATCCCGGGTTACCGTGCCGCGCTCATCGAGCGGTTCGAGAACCCGCGGATCCGCCACAACCTCGCGCAGATCGGAATCGACGGCGGCACCAAACAGCGCATGCGCGCGGTGCCGATCATGAAGGCGGAGCGCGCCGCCGGTCGCGACGGCCGGGCCGGGGCCTTCTCCATCGCCGCCTGGATCGCCTTCCTCACCCGCGACGACGACACCCAAGAGATTGCCGATGCCCGCGCGGACGAGCTCGCCCAGGCGCGCGCAGCCGCCGACCCCGTGGCCGCCCTGGTGGCCGCCCTCGACGCGGACCTGGCGCAAGACGCCGACGCCGTCGAACTCATCCGCGGCCACGTAGAGGCGATCCGCGGTACTGACCAACGCACAGCTGAGGATACCGAAGATGCGTAG
- a CDS encoding glycoside-pentoside-hexuronide (GPH):cation symporter, with translation MTTKTVAAPNRGDMPFSRIVGYGFGDAGCNIAFQMTGLFLLVYYTDVVGLDPKHSSAIFLFIKIWDAFADIFAGRMVDATMTHWGKFRPFLLWYSIPLLASNLLCFWIPVTDYTMKLIWATVSYALMGLLYSMVNIPYGSLAGAMSQNPVDRSRMASARMVGSGFTILVLAILLAPRIKAAENLQSTFLLTSIVFLIVGSIFFMITFFTAREKVEREVEKVSLKETLETIRHNGPLVRLCLSSLFYLTGQNVVSAMGIYIGLDLLGQFTDGNWAPTVVTIITTGAVLYMGPFGPMVTRTLGKKHGFMYSALAAVIGLVIFWLSTAYINNLWLALLGLFLTGAGMALLNTMTWALEADTVEYGEMKTGIRTEGATYAAFSFTRKVGQGIGMALAGWVLTLSVYVKRPAGGAHVPQAEEVISSMGLWLTIFAGGCFVLAFLVMSSYPLTEAKFQEILNKIKHDREQREAEGLYGDPLHEHATTPVNEPNGDPGGDHPNAEKPSTS, from the coding sequence ATGACTACAAAGACTGTCGCGGCGCCAAACCGCGGCGACATGCCGTTTAGTCGCATCGTCGGCTACGGCTTCGGCGATGCCGGCTGTAACATCGCCTTCCAGATGACCGGCTTGTTCCTGCTGGTCTACTACACCGACGTCGTGGGCCTAGACCCCAAGCACTCCTCGGCGATCTTCCTGTTCATCAAGATCTGGGACGCCTTCGCCGATATCTTCGCCGGGCGCATGGTCGACGCCACCATGACCCACTGGGGCAAGTTCCGCCCGTTCCTGCTCTGGTACTCGATCCCGCTTCTGGCCAGCAACCTGCTGTGCTTCTGGATCCCGGTGACCGACTACACCATGAAGCTGATCTGGGCCACGGTGTCCTACGCCCTGATGGGGCTGCTGTACTCCATGGTCAACATCCCCTACGGATCGCTGGCCGGGGCGATGAGCCAGAACCCGGTGGACCGCTCTCGCATGGCCTCGGCCCGCATGGTCGGCTCCGGCTTCACCATCCTGGTGCTCGCCATCTTGCTCGCGCCGCGCATCAAGGCCGCCGAGAACCTTCAGTCCACCTTCCTGCTGACCTCTATCGTCTTCCTGATCGTCGGTTCGATCTTCTTCATGATCACCTTCTTCACCGCTCGGGAGAAGGTCGAGCGCGAGGTGGAGAAGGTCTCGCTCAAGGAGACCCTGGAGACGATCCGCCACAACGGCCCGCTGGTGCGCCTGTGCCTGTCCTCACTGTTCTACCTGACCGGCCAGAACGTCGTTTCCGCCATGGGCATCTACATCGGCCTGGACCTGTTGGGCCAGTTCACCGACGGCAACTGGGCCCCGACGGTGGTCACGATCATCACCACCGGCGCGGTTCTCTACATGGGCCCCTTCGGCCCAATGGTGACCCGCACGCTGGGTAAGAAGCACGGCTTCATGTACTCGGCTCTCGCCGCCGTCATCGGCCTGGTGATCTTCTGGCTGAGCACCGCCTACATCAACAACCTCTGGCTGGCCCTGCTGGGGCTGTTCCTCACCGGCGCCGGCATGGCGCTGCTGAACACCATGACCTGGGCGCTGGAGGCCGACACCGTCGAGTACGGCGAGATGAAGACGGGTATCCGCACCGAGGGTGCGACCTACGCAGCGTTCTCGTTTACCCGCAAGGTCGGCCAGGGCATCGGCATGGCCTTGGCCGGCTGGGTGCTCACCCTTTCCGTCTACGTCAAGCGCCCCGCTGGTGGCGCCCACGTGCCCCAGGCAGAAGAGGTGATCTCCTCGATGGGGCTGTGGCTGACGATCTTCGCAGGCGGCTGCTTCGTCCTCGCCTTTTTGGTGATGAGCTCCTACCCGCTGACCGAAGCGAAGTTCCAGGAGATCCTCAACAAGATCAAGCACGACCGCGAGCAGCGCGAGGCGGAGGGCCTCTACGGCGACCCCCTGCATGAACATGCGACGACTCCCGTAAACGAGCCGAACGGCGATCCGGGTGGGGATCACCCCAACGCGGAAAAACCCTCGACTAGCTAG